cCTTTCCGCCGCCTGCAGTTCTCTACACTGGTCTCGACAAGAGGTCGAGGAGGCACATGGAACCGACGAACAGATAAGATCCGACAAAGGCGCAGAAGcaagggaagaggaggaatacgaggaagaggaaagagcagaggatgaagaagaggaagttaGCGAcgccgaaggcgaggaaagagtggagaggaacgaactggcagagggcgaagaagagctaGAAACAGACGCTTGTTCAGACGAAGGCGGTGGAACTGCGGAGGCATCATGTGGAGCGTCAGTGGCAAGGATGGGCACTGCCGCAATACGCGGAATTGGAGGCAAAGGGATTGCTCGAATGCCCTACGAAAAAACAATCGAAACACGATACGGCTACAAACCAACGTAGAAAATCATCCGCATGCATCAAACAATACACGCGACGACCTTCTTCGATCTACGCCTCCATCACACGCTGAGCTGCGACGGAATATAGCACCAACATGCATGCTGTTTTGATTTTCTGTTCGTCGCACACACACTCTCTCACCCTCGTTTCAGCCTCACAGTTTTTACACATACATTCCTGTTTATGGACATAACGCATGTACACAAACGCTTCTACTAAGTccaagcatatatatatatatatatgtatataaatatatattgAGATGTATAGACGTATttgcacgcatgcacatgggcatagaaaaaaagaagaaatccaTGACGCTGGACACAACGCACGGAGCcccgtatatatatatatatatgcaggtgAAGCTAggtgtggagacagagaagatcGAAATGGCTGAGAAGACACGCTCACTGGACAAGCCGAACTTGGATAGAGAGACCTTTTCACTTCCTCACCATCATGTCGATGACACAGCGGAGACCGCGTTCGATGAGTCGACCAATGAACCCTGGGACTTGGTGCCCTCCAACAGTGAGTAAGAAGTCTGGAACTGGAGAAACatggaaacgaagacgatAGCAATCTGAAAATGGCTATGAAAATGCACGTTACCGCCTTCTTAAAACCGGGTGCTCTCTAATTCTCTTCCAGCGGAAAACAGCTTTCGCCCTCTACAGAGTGACCTAAGAAACTTAGTCGCACATATACATTtacagacatatatacacataaatacacacgcatacacatacagacacatatgcatatatatatatatacatgaacGTATATACACAAAGATATATCTACGTGCATgtagttatatatatatatatatttgtatatagATACGAAGATGTATGTCAGTGACGGGTCACACGCGGCTTATGGTTTCCATGGACTTTTAGGAAAAATGTGTCTCGTCTTTGACTCCTCGTCATCTCTCCTCACccacctctctctcctgtcctcACAAGCGCCGACTGAGCGACCCCGGAGCACCTCGGTTTCTCTATGACTGTTCAAAAGACCTCCTGACCGATTTGCGTTCACAGAGCTCTCGACAAAAGGCTAGAACAtcacagatgcatgcgcatccCCCATATAACACATACCTTTATATGGTCAAgagataaatatatatatatatatttatgctGTTGCTTGCGTATAGAAAATAGTTGGAGATAGAAGGTACTGCTTGTCTCGGTTTGAAGCTTCACGAGTCAAAGGTGCATGCAATAAATCTTCCAGAAGGGCCGTCGCCGGCAAGTGCGACAGATCTTCTCTCCGAGTTTCCTCCCCGATCCTAATGCAGGTCGACGAAGCCTTACTTTCGAGGTGGAAGGCGGCGATGGGAGAGAGGTTGAGGGCGGCAGCCTGAGTCATGCCCCAGAGAGTCGCAGCTGCGATGGAAGGCTCTGACGCGAGCGCCACAGATTCTTCAGCCAACATTTCAACCGCGACCGCTGCAGCGATCTCTTCGTCGGTTCGCGGCGGAGCAGACGCGGGAGGGGACaccggcgcctctctccgttcctccgtctcttctcgatctccccgtctgtctccctcggTCAGTGAGGTAGCCGAAGAATCGCGACATGCGCCTCCGGCTGAGGGCGCAGGAGCGTCCGGGGGAGCCTGCGCAGGAAGGCCTTCGCGCGCCGAGGCGATGCCTGTCTCCGACTCCTCCCGCGCAGCGGAGATAACGAAGGAACCAGCGTCTCCGGCGCCGGGAGACCCAGCTCGGGCGGCTGCCTGGCGCAAGTACGGCGCCATAGCGGACTGAATCACGGAGgcagggagaggcgaaaaggaGTTGAAGAGGTCAGCCGCTGCAGAGACTGTTTGCGGATCTGTCGACGGCAGGGCCAAGATGACGACGAGCGGTGTGTAtggctctgcatgcaccgaaaagagacgaaaagcgCTCTGGACAGTGCTCCGAAGGGGTGCCTCGTGACGCAATTCTGCAGGCCATCCTGCGGTCGCGCAAGCGAGCCCCAACGTCAGACGCAGACAAAGACCACGCGCAAACAGCCgtgaaaggcagagaaagacagataAACGCATGCACTATATATTTGCAAGGACTGACGCATGCTCGtacgtgtacatacacatatacatacatatatacacacacatatatatatatatgtatagatgtttatatttatatgtatatatatgtgtggacaatggagagagaacaggtTTGGGAACAcgcacagaaacagaaattTGGGACCGCTGATGAACGCGAGGCCCGTCTGACACTCACCATCGAAGTCGTCGTCGTCCGAATCTTCGACGAGCTCCGTAGCGCCCTCATCTCGTCGAGCTCGCCCCGAagccgcctctgcagctgcagcagcgatcacagaagctgcagcagcagctccaGACAAAGTCGAGggcacagaagacgaaaaggaaaaagaggaagaagaggaagatgaggaggaagaagaggaagaaggagaagaagaggaagaggaagaagagggagaagaagaggaagaggaagaagaggaaggagaagaagagggagaagaagaagaggaaggagaagaagagggagaagaagaggaagaagaagaggaagaggaagaagaggaaggagaagaagagggagaagaagagcaagaaggagaagaagagggagaaggagaagaggaagaagaagatgaggaggcagaaggagaagaggaagaggaaaaagacggCACCCGCTCGACGGATTGCGCAAGAGGTGACCTTGGCACAGTGAGGGTggcaagaagaggagactcaTGAGTTCCAGAGAGCAAcgcggaagaggacgaggaggcagagcctgtagaaacggagacgcagctgTGAGAAGCCGCGGACGACTGGGGAGTCGAGACCGATGAGATGGGAGACTCAGAAGAAGAATCGAgtgcaggagacgaagctgcGGAGGCGCCGtcagcagaggaaagagagacgccgacagCCGACTGAAGCGTCCCCACATCAGAAGCGAAACTATTGGAGACAGCTGGCAAACAAGAACGGCCTTCGCCTGGGTGAGCGCTTGAACTACTTGCAGCTACAAACGTGTgtcgtggagaagaagaggaagacgaagacgaagaagaggaggaagaagacgaagaagaggaggaagaagaggaagaagaggagggagaagaggaagaagaggaggaagaagaggaagaagaagaggaagaagaggaggaagaagaggaagaagaggaggaagaagaggaagaagaagcggatgaagaagaagttGATTCTTCGGCGGCTTGTGTGCGGTTTTGGATGCCTGTCTGTCCACCTTCCGTCCGAGCTGTTGAGGCAGAAGTTCGGGAAGGAAGAGCTGGGGCTCGGCAGctgaaggaaaaagaaaagtggaGTGCGAGCAAATGAAACGCCATGCATGTGCAAGTATTCACATCTGTACCTATCGCCTTCACTTTCTACACTTCCGTGAATACACAATGGTCACACATGCAGCCGTAAGTAagacacaaatatatatatatatatatcgacaTATGTGACGAATAGAGACGCAACACGGATGCAATGCCTACACTGcttgtatgcatatatatatatatatgtatatatgtagagagagaTGATTAGGTACAAGTTCCTGTGGCGATTGGTGTTTGTTTCCTACACGGGGCAGATGATGTTTGAACTGGCCGTGAGCCACTgctggagacaggcgaaatGGAAGCTGTGGCTGCAGGGGAGGCGTTTGaagccttcgcctcttcggcGACTCTCTCGACAAATGACACAGAAGAATCGATCCGAATCCGTTTCGCCATCTCCAGCTTCGTCGCTCCCTGCATCTGGCAAGACGCTTCCCAAAGTTCGACAAACGAGGAGGTGATTCCGCAAAGCCTGACTCTGAAGGCAGCGAGACAAAGCGCGAccaaatgcatgcacgcagccGACCGTAACATCTAGCGACACCTGAAACACAAGCATCCACCACTCTGCACACgcgtatgtatgcatatgcatatatatatgcatatatatatgcatacatatgtatatatatatatatgagtgtTTGTGTAGGTGGTAAAGCTGCAGACGAAAGGTGAATACGCCTTGTTTTCGCAGGTAGCTGGGTAAAGATTCACATGCGTAACTACGTATTTTTGTGTGTAGTTAAATGGAGACAGATGCACATGCAGAACCAGACACCAGAGCTTTGTGTTGGGGAGCGAATCAAGATGGtgcgcatgcaaaaacgACCACCCGTCCATGGAGACAAGGGCGTCTCGAGGCATGTGCCGACAGATGTAGATCTTTCTGTTTGCAGGCGTCCAGTCCGTTGCCCGCATTtgcggaggaggagaagcaaaaggaGCCGGCAGAAATCCGTGTGAATCTGCAACTAAGCAGCGACTTCAAAAGCGAGACGCATCCGCGTATGCACAGTCTGAACAGAACTGCGGGCGGGTTCTTCAGATtcggctgtacgtacagcttGGTGAATGAGGCCGAACGCATTCTTCATGCGcatgaagagaagaagatctgCAACGTGCAGAAGGCCGCTTGCTCCCTGCTGCCACACGAAAAACTGCTGAAGAATCAGGAGGACTCCAGTGGTGATGCGCATGAACTGCGTGCTCACCATGACGGCGGACCAGTACAACTGAAACACACATCGCATGCACGCCCCATCGGCGCCCACAATCTCAGACACAAAAAGAAAAGTCTaacggaaaaaaagatcTCGTTCACGTCTATCCAAATATACAAATGCATATGAttatgtaaatatatatatatatatatgtacatgtgtatctgtatgtttgtgtatgtatgtatacctgtatatatgtatacgtatatatatatatatatatatatgtatatatgtatatatgtatgtatacaaatACGAATGCTGGCATGTGTGCGCATACAGTGGACAGAGAGATTGCAAGGaggggaacagagaagcggcaTCTTGGCAGAGAAGGGCCAGATTTCGACGGAGAGATTTACACACGAAACAACTTACGTGGTGAGAAGGActgacgaggagagaaagctgCACCGTGATGCACGCAAGGGAGAGTGCCACCGCCTGCAGAGTCAAAGAGAAGCCAGGAGGCCGGAAACAAAGTCTCAAATGTACAGAGGTGCAGCCGTCGCCACATCTCTTCACACGGCCCTTGCGTCAATGTGCAGGTTTGAAAGAAAGACgccaggaaagaaagaggagcggcagagacgcaaGCACCTGCCTTTCTTTACACACAAGCATCCCCTTAGACAGAAGCGCCAAGAGAGTCTACGTTCAAAACGGGAGGTCTGTTCGTGCGTATGTCGGTCGTGAGGACTGCACGTTCAGAAGAAACCTGTCAAAAAGGTTGGTTTCGAAAGACTCCAGGTTTCCATCTTTTCCGGACTGCACGAAGTCTCTCGGGGCgaagcgaacagagaaagccatcgcagagagaagccaaCGACGCTAGGGCGCAGGGACGGAAATCGAGAGAGAGCCATCGACCGGATGTCTCGCCAGCTCGACACAGGACTGGAAGGACTGTCGaaacttcctctctccccgcaGGCAGAAAGACGTTCCTACATCGTAAAGAAGGACGAGCTTGGTTTTCGCGTGGACGTCGTGAAAGACTACACTTGCGCCCAGAAAGAGCCAGGAAAACGTAACCCAGAGAATCGCCATCGAgtagagaaagaaagagcatGTTGGACTGCCGGAGCGCGCGTCTGTCGGAACGGGATTGTTCAGTCGGTCTTTGATCACCCGAAGCGACGCCGCAAGAAACACTGGAGGTGTCAGCTGCCGCAAAACACAAACATGCATTTACACAAAAGTTTTCTCCATCCGTCTACACACCAACTTTTGGATCTGTATTTACCGAAGGTCACGCATACGCATATCGTGCGTCTATCTGCCCGTCtctccgtgcatgcgcatgtacctctacttctctctgtcggaaAACGCTCAGCACCGATAAACAGAGCAGCGAGACAAATAAACGCAATGCTTCGCAGATGCACGCAAGCAACGCTTGCTAAGTCCTCACCACGCATACTGgcgcagacacagaggcaaCACATAGAGAGAGATTGAACATATACAGACGCAGAACCCCACAGATGCAAAGAGATACAAGTATGCATAcatctatgtatatacaaagagagatagagacagGAATCCATAGAAAGAGAGATCCATAGATAGACGGATTTATAGTTATGTAGACAcacaaagacacagagataAAGATACGCAGTTGGATACATGGATGTACAGATAAGAGATACGTATATGAATACTCCTATATGtgtgcagatgcatgcgtttctgtcgaAAAGCAGATATGTTGACACAGAGAAATgtgcgagaaggaagagaatcACTTGCCCAGATAAGCCAGTAGAGGGCCTCTCGGACGTCGTACGCGATTGCCACCACGAGCATCACAGCTTGCACCTGACTCACAGCCGCACAATCACACACGAAAAACATGCATGCGATGTGCACTTCACGCGCGTGCATacaccatatatatatatatatatatgcatatatatatatatcccgTATAAATATATGAGATATACAGATTTGCAGTTTGAAGCATGCGTACGATTTGCCTCTTGATTcatctcttctgtcttccctctcgctttGATGAAATGTCCACAGGCGAAAAAGCATCCTGCAAAAAGCTCTGGGATCTGGTTAACGTATggatatgtatacatatacatccGTATGTGCCCATGTGTGCTGACAAATACCTATATATAAGAAGATGTAACAATGAATATGTGGATGCAAGTATACAGATGTGCGTATACAAGCATTTGTATGCTGATAGATGCAGACACATGTGTATAGGTCtctgtgcatatatatatatatatatatatatatatgtatatatgtatatatatacgtatgtgtgtgtatttaGGTCCCTGTATATGGTTACTGACAATCGATGTCCTCCGAGTGTGCGCCTCATTTTCTGAATTTTCTGCATGGGCGCGGGAGCTGTGCGCTCCAGAGACGCCTTACTgtcttttcagcaattttttctttcgctcggTTGCGTTCGAAGACTCGGAGCTTGCCGATGAAAAGCCGCATTGAGCCTTCCATGACGAGGTAGCTGGAGAAGGTCAGGAGAAGCCAGGCAAGCAGCAG
This Toxoplasma gondii ME49 chromosome VIII, whole genome shotgun sequence DNA region includes the following protein-coding sequences:
- a CDS encoding zinc finger, C3HC4 type (RING finger) domain-containing protein (encoded by transcript TGME49_229440~Predicted trans-membrane domain (TMHMM2.0):16-39:53-76:96-119:154-177:185-208), whose protein sequence is MADPPERGTRRNANGPVWSLQGGLLGWGAAAAACVHSLMTTRSLAEWSQGVESLLLAWLLLTFSSYLVMEGSMRLFIGKLRVFERNRAKEKIAEKTVQAVMLVVAIAYDVREALYWLIWLTPPVFLAASLRVIKDRLNNPVPTDARSGSPTCSFFLYSMAILWVTFSWLFLGASVVFHDVHAKTKLVLLYDAVALSLACITVQLSLLVSPSHHLYWSAVMVSTQFMRITTGVLLILQQFFVWQQGASGLLHVADLLLFMRMKNAFGLIHQASQALRNHLLVCRTLGSVLPDAGSDEAGDGETDSDRFFCVICRESRRRGEGFKRLPCSHSFHFACLQQWLTASSNIICPVCRAPALPSRTSASTARTEGGQTGIQNRTQAAEESTSSSSASSSSSSSSSSSSSSSSSSSSSSSSSSSSSSPSSSSSSSSSSSSSSSSSSSSSSSSSPRHTFVAASSSSAHPGEGRSCLPAVSNSFASDVGTLQSAVGVSLSSADGASAASSPALDSSSESPISSVSTPQSSAASHSCVSVSTGSASSSSSALLSGTHESPLLATLTVPRSPLAQSVERVPSFSSSSSPSASSSSSSSSPSPSSSPSCSSSPSSSPSSSSSSSSSSSSSPSSSPSSSSSPSSSPSSSSSSSSSPSSSSSSSSPSSSSSSSSSSSSSFSFSSSVPSTLSGAAAAASVIAAAAAEAASGRARRDEGATELVEDSDDDDFDEPYTPLVVILALPSTDPQTVSAAADLFNSFSPLPASVIQSAMAPYLRQAAARAGSPGAGDAGSFVISAAREESETGIASAREGLPAQAPPDAPAPSAGGACRDSSATSLTEGDRRGDREETEERREAPVSPPASAPPRTDEEIAAAVAVEMLAEESVALASEPSIAAATLWGMTQAAALNLSPIAAFHLEIPDFLLTVGGHQVPGFIGRLIERGLRCVIDMMGIRAIPLPPIPRIAAVPILATDAPHDASAVPPPSSEQASVSSSSSPSASSFLSTLSSPSASLTSSSSSSALSSSSYSSSSLASAPLSDLICSSVPCASSTSCRDQCRELQAAERLLLSPGEREESVERAGEVDGAAEKHAVSECASSEGDATAKKSEGGRGEKDRDCDISSTPQTRLHDEKVKSNSREELEGYQKTTADPGVSPEKPEEIRFPEETKSNFSLQFSVSAPAEEEEGRQRQEEKKGVVSLSS